A genomic stretch from Triticum aestivum cultivar Chinese Spring unplaced genomic scaffold, IWGSC CS RefSeq v2.1 scaffold256626, whole genome shotgun sequence includes:
- the LOC123175984 gene encoding lectin-like, whose amino-acid sequence MAHARSIPLPTYYDLMISCFLLFLAMTYATTHAAALSFDYNFTVPRDRKQLKFINASYAGRDRVILTDDSSNLTGRVVHRKPVRLWDDRTGRRASFTTSFRFAIVQESNRTDNLSRGDGMAFFLGPFPATTPPPGSDGGLLGLFSNPNSTGAADSRRPPHILAVEFDTRWNHGWDPSNGDGAGGGDHIGVDVNGIRSNRTRSLPPLSLHGIMWASVTYDGESKVMKVALRKTELASEESSTTYEFNATMDLRDDAGLVQDAAVGFSAATGVLCESHQLLSWSFHSTGNPFQI is encoded by the coding sequence ATGGCCCATGCAAGAAGCATCCCCCTACCCACGTACTACGACCTGATGATCAGCTGCTTCCTGTTATTTCTAGCCATGACCTACGCGACAACTCACGCCGCCGCACTGTCCTTcgactacaacttcaccgtcccGAGGGACCGCAAGCAGCTCAAATTCATCAACGCCTCCTACGCTGGCCGCGACCGGGTCATCCTCACCGACGACAGCTCCAACCTCACCGGCCGCGTCGTGCACCGTAAGCCCGTGCGCCTCTGGGACGACCGTACCGGCAGGAGAGCCAGCTTCACGACGAGCTTCCGCTTCGCCATCGTCCAGGAAAGCAACAGGACGGACAACCTCTCACGGGGCGACGGCATGGCGTTCTTCCTCGGGCCTTTCCCGGCGACGACCCCTCCTCCGGGCTCCGACGGCGGCCTCCTCGGGCTCTTCAGCAACCCCAACAGCACCGGCGCCGCCGACTCGCGACGCCCGCCGCACATCCTCGCCGTGGAGTTCGACACGCGCTGGAACCACGGCTGGGACCCCTCGAACGGGGACGGCGCCGGCGGTGGCGACCACATCGGCGTCGACGTCAACGGCATCAGGTCCAACCGGACCAGAAGCCTGCCGCCGTTGAGCCTACATGGAATCATGTGGGCGAGCGTCACGTACGACGGCGAGTCCAAGGTGATGAAGGTGGCGCTACGGAAAACCGAGCTGGCGTCGGAGGAGTCGAGCACCACGTACGAGTTCAACGCCACCATGGATCTCAGGGACGACGCCGGCCTTGTACAGGACGCCGCCGTCGGGTTCTCGGCGGCCACCGGTGTCCTCTGCGAGTCGCACCAGCTGCTCTCTTGGTCCTTCCACTCAACAGGTAACCCATTTCAAATCTAA